The Nitrosomonas cryotolerans ATCC 49181 genome includes a window with the following:
- a CDS encoding surface-adhesin E family protein yields MWVFFDYTLEQKFSGVIFLSEKIRREYDCKGKHMRTLSYSLFSWNMESGQLVRKYNQPQKWEKIQPAEISETEWETACNQQD; encoded by the coding sequence ATGTGGGTTTTTTTTGATTACACGCTTGAACAAAAATTCTCTGGCGTTATTTTTCTATCTGAGAAAATTCGGCGGGAGTATGACTGCAAGGGAAAACACATGAGAACACTTTCTTATTCGTTATTCAGCTGGAATATGGAGAGTGGACAATTAGTCCGCAAGTATAACCAACCTCAAAAATGGGAAAAAATACAGCCTGCGGAAATAAGCGAAACCGAATGGGAGACCGCTTGCAATCAGCAGGATTAA
- a CDS encoding YcjF family protein — MNFHDLKNWKSYWEQLQLALLDPKVDEAALTTSLQNARENISVPVLWLLGKSQAGKTSIIKALTGSKTAEIGNGFQPCTQHSSFYDFPAEMPVVRFLDTRGLGEVAYNPQDDIHYCESQAHLLLAVMKVADQCQETVFEILHTIRGRHPEWPLLIVQTGLHELYPPESNHICPWPYDNEPLPDAVPADLRRAILAQRLAAKKLPGSAPVHWVAVDLTLPEDGFNPPDYGLEALWLAIESLSSLGLQRQLSGDKEIRDLYARTAHQHIVSFSLTAAGLGALPVVDLVAVSTVQAKLLHSLARLYGQHWDKRTITEFFGLVGAGVASGFLARVIGRTIVKLIPFWGQTAGMVWSASSSGATTYALGKAAVYFFVRRKDGLNVDPDTLRRVYSDALKNGVSILKNRSRDPS; from the coding sequence ATGAATTTTCATGATCTGAAAAACTGGAAGAGCTACTGGGAACAATTACAACTGGCCCTGCTCGATCCCAAGGTTGATGAAGCGGCATTGACAACATCCTTACAGAATGCGCGTGAAAATATCTCGGTACCCGTTCTATGGTTACTGGGCAAATCGCAAGCAGGCAAGACATCGATCATCAAAGCACTCACCGGCAGCAAAACAGCTGAGATCGGTAATGGTTTTCAGCCATGCACGCAGCATTCCAGCTTTTATGACTTTCCGGCCGAGATGCCGGTAGTCAGATTTCTTGATACACGCGGTCTGGGAGAAGTTGCCTATAATCCTCAGGATGATATCCACTATTGCGAATCTCAGGCTCATTTACTACTGGCCGTTATGAAGGTCGCTGACCAATGCCAAGAAACGGTATTTGAAATTTTGCATACGATTCGCGGGCGTCATCCCGAATGGCCTTTACTGATCGTACAAACTGGTTTGCATGAACTCTATCCGCCTGAAAGCAATCATATCTGCCCTTGGCCCTACGATAACGAACCCCTACCTGACGCCGTTCCAGCTGATTTGAGACGGGCTATCCTCGCGCAGCGACTCGCCGCAAAAAAATTACCCGGCTCTGCACCCGTTCACTGGGTCGCCGTCGATCTGACTCTGCCCGAAGATGGTTTTAATCCACCGGATTATGGTCTGGAAGCACTGTGGCTCGCAATTGAATCCCTGTCCTCACTCGGCCTACAGCGCCAGCTAAGTGGAGATAAAGAAATTCGTGACCTCTACGCACGTACGGCGCATCAGCATATTGTCAGTTTCTCACTAACCGCAGCAGGATTAGGTGCACTGCCGGTAGTCGACCTCGTCGCGGTATCCACCGTTCAGGCAAAACTGTTGCACAGTTTAGCTCGTCTTTACGGTCAACATTGGGACAAACGAACCATTACAGAATTCTTCGGACTGGTTGGCGCAGGAGTCGCATCCGGTTTTTTAGCACGGGTAATCGGACGTACTATAGTCAAACTGATTCCCTTCTGGGGTCAGACCGCAGGCATGGTATGGAGTGCCAGTTCCAGCGGCGCGACAACCTACGCTTTAGGTAAAGCCGCAGTCTATTTCTTCGTCAGGCGAAAGGATGGACTTAACGTGGATCCAGATACGCTGCGCCGGGTCTATTCTGACGCATTAAAGAACGGCGTATCCATACTCAAAAACCGTTCACGTGATCCATCTTAA
- a CDS encoding GTPase family protein yields the protein MKIPHFRINPLQLIALVLFTVPVLIVFGLGMLWLWQTGNLHYWFFTTITCSGCGYGLQQWLAQRERKFLTEAGAEPNPEWPPDADAAWQQIKTLAETCNPNDWPLEDGSWILELGRRTLETVARCYHPSVEKPLLELTIPHTLLIIERASRDLRQDVTENIPFSNRLTIGDLFRIKHWKNKAEKIFNVYRAGRMIVNPANALLSEAWRHLQARSFGLARSELHSWFLRAYIRKIGYYAIDLYSGRLPLDDGEPITAKTPISHIDMEKSNNTETAEEPLRILILGRANAGKSSLINALFKKLATATDVLPDTTQMLTPFVLSREGFTQALIFDSPGCNSPHFDFQQMQTAVLNADLILWVTPVHRPDRQIERDCLDALRTAQSRRPHSHPAPVLIAASHIDLLRPANVWQPPYNLTNPQNTKATNIRAAIQAIAIDLATPVEQVIPVCLVPNQIYNVDDTLWAALLHHQDEALRVRLLRCLETKKRAEDWVMLRRQLISTGRFLWQLPDRFGTHVDK from the coding sequence ATGAAAATACCACACTTTCGAATTAACCCGTTACAGCTCATTGCACTCGTCCTGTTTACGGTACCCGTTTTGATCGTATTTGGACTCGGGATGCTATGGCTATGGCAAACGGGCAATCTACATTATTGGTTTTTTACCACGATCACATGCAGTGGCTGCGGTTACGGCTTACAGCAATGGCTGGCGCAACGTGAGCGTAAATTCTTAACTGAAGCAGGAGCCGAGCCCAACCCAGAGTGGCCACCCGATGCAGACGCTGCCTGGCAACAAATTAAAACACTCGCAGAAACTTGCAATCCAAATGACTGGCCTCTCGAGGATGGATCGTGGATACTGGAACTGGGTCGACGTACCCTGGAAACCGTTGCACGCTGTTACCACCCATCTGTAGAAAAACCATTACTTGAACTCACCATACCCCATACGTTACTCATCATTGAGCGGGCCAGCCGTGACCTACGTCAGGATGTAACTGAAAATATACCGTTTAGTAATCGCCTGACAATCGGCGACCTGTTCCGGATAAAACATTGGAAAAACAAAGCAGAGAAGATATTTAATGTCTATCGGGCAGGACGCATGATAGTCAATCCTGCGAACGCCTTACTCAGCGAGGCCTGGCGTCACCTTCAGGCACGCAGCTTTGGCTTAGCCCGAAGCGAGCTCCATTCCTGGTTTCTGCGCGCTTATATACGCAAAATTGGTTATTATGCAATTGATCTCTACAGTGGCCGGTTGCCGCTGGATGATGGCGAACCTATTACGGCTAAAACACCCATATCCCATATTGATATGGAAAAGAGCAACAATACGGAGACCGCAGAGGAACCGCTGCGTATTCTCATTTTAGGGCGTGCGAATGCGGGCAAATCAAGCCTAATCAACGCGCTATTCAAAAAACTGGCCACGGCTACCGATGTCTTGCCAGACACCACCCAGATGCTCACACCATTCGTCCTGTCACGCGAAGGATTCACACAGGCCCTGATATTCGATAGTCCCGGCTGTAATAGCCCTCATTTTGATTTTCAGCAGATGCAAACAGCGGTACTGAATGCTGACCTGATTTTGTGGGTCACGCCAGTGCATCGGCCCGATAGACAGATTGAGCGCGACTGTTTAGACGCATTGCGCACAGCGCAATCCCGACGGCCCCACTCTCATCCAGCCCCCGTACTCATCGCAGCGAGTCACATTGATTTGCTGCGACCGGCTAATGTGTGGCAACCCCCCTATAACCTGACCAATCCGCAGAATACCAAAGCCACCAATATACGTGCTGCCATACAAGCCATAGCGATCGATCTGGCTACGCCCGTTGAACAGGTCATTCCCGTCTGCCTGGTACCTAACCAGATCTACAATGTTGATGACACGCTTTGGGCTGCCCTGCTACATCATCAAGATGAAGCGCTCAGGGTACGCTTATTGCGCTGCCTGGAAACAAAAAAACGGGCGGAGGATTGGGTCATGCTACGCCGTCAGCTAATCAGTACAGGACGATTCCTTTGGCAGCTGCCAGACAGATTCGGCACACATGTCGATAAATGA
- a CDS encoding RNA-guided endonuclease InsQ/TnpB family protein: MKQIIRKAFKSRLNPNSDQVQKMVEFAGANRFVWNKALAMNLFRLEQKQPLLWYNELSFWLKLWKSSEDYGFLKTVHSQPLQQALKNLEKAFKDGFDKKQPLKRIPKFKKKGLSDSFRYPQGFKLEQESSKVFLPKIGWVKYRNSRQVIGDVKNMTISRKGGYWYVSIQTEYETELKRHSSTSMIGVDMGVTRFATLSDGSYVEPLNSFRKLSKKLAFEQRKLSKKVRFSANWKKQKQIITRLHERIANARLDFLHKTSTEISKNHAMVVVENLKIGNMSKSTKGSVEKHGKNVKAKSGLNKSILDQGWGMFVSFLEYKQACSGGDVLKVNPQYTSQTCPRCQHVSRDNRKSQSAFECTECGFKANADLVGALNVLERGHRLLACGVETLVSSKKQEPVGSSNTNLLLTA, translated from the coding sequence ATGAAGCAGATTATACGCAAAGCCTTTAAATCTCGACTCAATCCAAATTCTGACCAAGTACAGAAGATGGTTGAGTTTGCGGGTGCTAATCGGTTTGTTTGGAATAAAGCCTTAGCAATGAATCTGTTCAGATTAGAGCAGAAACAGCCATTGCTTTGGTACAACGAGTTGTCATTTTGGCTAAAGCTATGGAAATCCTCAGAAGATTATGGATTTCTAAAAACCGTTCATTCTCAACCGTTACAACAAGCCTTAAAAAACTTAGAAAAAGCGTTCAAAGACGGTTTTGATAAAAAACAGCCTTTAAAACGGATTCCAAAATTCAAGAAAAAAGGTTTGAGTGACAGCTTTCGTTATCCACAAGGATTTAAGCTGGAGCAAGAGTCTAGCAAAGTGTTCTTGCCTAAAATCGGTTGGGTGAAATATCGTAATTCACGCCAAGTCATTGGTGACGTTAAAAATATGACGATTTCCCGTAAAGGCGGTTATTGGTACGTGTCGATTCAGACTGAGTACGAGACCGAGCTAAAGCGTCATAGCTCAACCAGTATGATTGGTGTTGATATGGGCGTTACCCGCTTTGCAACCTTGTCAGACGGCTCATACGTAGAACCTTTAAACAGTTTCAGAAAGTTATCAAAGAAACTGGCTTTTGAACAGCGTAAGCTGTCTAAAAAAGTCCGTTTCTCTGCTAACTGGAAAAAGCAGAAACAAATCATTACCCGACTGCATGAGCGTATTGCCAATGCTCGTTTAGACTTCTTACACAAAACCTCAACCGAAATCAGCAAAAATCACGCAATGGTCGTAGTTGAGAATTTAAAGATAGGAAACATGTCTAAGAGTACCAAGGGCAGTGTTGAAAAGCATGGTAAAAACGTCAAAGCGAAATCGGGTCTAAACAAATCCATTCTTGACCAAGGATGGGGAATGTTCGTTTCGTTCTTGGAGTATAAACAGGCTTGTTCAGGCGGGGATGTATTGAAGGTAAACCCTCAATACACCTCTCAAACCTGCCCTAGATGTCAACATGTTAGTCGTGACAATCGCAAAAGCCAAAGTGCTTTTGAATGTACAGAATGTGGATTTAAAGCCAATGCCGACTTGGTAGGTGCCTTGAATGTACTTGAGCGAGGACATCGCTTGTTAGCCTGTGGAGTTGAAACGTTAGTTTCGTCTAAGAAGCAGGAACCAGTAGGCAGTAGCAATACAAACCTACTCTTAACGGCTTAA
- the tnpA gene encoding IS200/IS605 family transposase codes for MQVNNDVRTERNCVFNLYVHLVFVTKYRRDVFSGRVLIDLEEIFKNVCLDFEAELVEFNGEHDHIHLLVNYPPKIAISNLVNSLKGVSSRLIRKKNYPEIKNKLWGNMLWSPSYFAGSCGGAPLSIIKQYIEQQQRPH; via the coding sequence ATGCAAGTTAATAACGATGTAAGAACAGAAAGAAATTGCGTTTTTAATCTTTATGTTCATTTGGTCTTTGTAACAAAATACCGTAGAGATGTTTTCTCCGGAAGGGTATTAATTGATTTGGAAGAAATATTTAAAAACGTGTGTTTGGATTTTGAAGCAGAATTGGTGGAATTTAACGGTGAGCATGATCATATTCACCTTTTAGTTAACTATCCACCAAAAATTGCTATTTCTAACTTGGTAAATAGTTTGAAAGGCGTTTCAAGCCGACTTATTCGCAAAAAGAATTATCCCGAAATTAAAAATAAGCTTTGGGGTAATATGCTTTGGAGTCCAAGCTATTTTGCGGGTAGTTGTGGTGGAGCACCACTCTCGATTATTAAGCAATATATTGAACAACAGCAAAGACCGCATTAA